A single region of the Gasterosteus aculeatus chromosome 1, fGasAcu3.hap1.1, whole genome shotgun sequence genome encodes:
- the frya gene encoding protein furry homolog isoform X7, translating to MDGTAVCWSKASVISFIKGLASPVGNGYSKPPIPPVCCPQGEKGPAAMLPISIDPESKPGEFVLKSLFANFTNMSERKIRFIMAEPLEKPLTKSLQRGEDPQFDQLISTMSSLAEYCLPSILRTLFDWYKRQNGLEEELHEYRPRANTKSKNDEQQRDYLLERRDLAVDFIFSLVLIEVLKQMSLHPVLDSLVNEVIHLAFKHFRYKEGYHGPNTGNMHTVADLYAEIIGVLAQSKFPAVKKKFMAELKELRQKEQSPYVAQSTISLIMGVKFFRIKMYPVEDFEASFQFMQECAQYFLEVKDKDIKHALAGLFVEILVPVAAAVKNEVNVPCLRNFVDSLYDTTLDLSSRKKHSLAFYPLVTCLLCVSQKQFFLNKWNIFLNNCLSNLKSRDPKMARVALESLYRLLWVYMVRIKCESNTATQGRLNTIITTLFPKGSRSVVPRDMPLNIFVKIIQFIAQERLDFAMREIVFDLLCVGKPAKAFSLNPERMNIGLRAFMVIADKLQQKDGEPPMPTTGCTLPSGNTLRVKKTYLSKTLTDEEAKVIGMSQYYFHVRKAIDNILRHLDKEVGRCMMMTNAQMLNKEPEDMITGERKPKIDLFRTCVAAIPRILPDGMSKSELIDLLSRLTIHMDDELRLIAQNSLQSLLVDFSDWRDDVLFGFTNFLLREVQDTHQGLLDTSLKLLLQLLTQWKLTLAAPGKSYDTAKVHTAELLQSSSSVKMPSERGPHSAVLHAVEGLAFVLLCSCQLSTRRLAIAVLKEIRSLFMTIGQSEEDDKPLIEIMDQLSPVILESFVNVAVSDTVALPANNHVDLQWLVEWNALLVNSHYDIRSPSHVWIFAQSVKDPWVLCVYSLLRQDNLPKLCSTALSYAWPYAFTRMQMLMPLVDPNNPVYAKKTSTSGSGDNYVTLWRNYLILCFGVAKPSIMSPGHLRASTPEITAATLDSGASYDNKVIGSPSVACLLKQLVPLMRAESIELTESLVLGFGRTNSLVFRELVEELHPLMKEALERRPENKKRRERRDLLRLQLLRIFELLADAGVISDSTNGALERDTLALGALFLEYVDLTRMLLEAENDKDAEILKDIRAHFSAMVANLIQCVPVHHRRFLFPQQSLRHHLFILFSQWAGPFSIMFTPLDRYSDRNHQITRYQYCALKAMSAVLCCGPVFDNVGLSPDGYLYKWLDNILACQDQRVHQLGCEVVILLLELNADQVNLFNWAVDRCYTGSYQLASGCFKAIATVCGSRNYPSDIVTLLNLVLFKASDTNREIYEISMQLMQILEAKLFVYSKRIAEQKPNSILYGTHGPLPPLYSVSLPQLSSQLASMYPELTLPLFSEVSQRFPTTHSNGRQIMLTYLLPWLSNIELVDSGLLLPVFTPCTSDYNASIRTTSAASSHQLKGTGWGSLQATTMVLNNLMFMTAKVKSCWRNVMKCGLGNLQLTSFLNLWGQYGDDLPGPEMENSWNALVCNEKWSSNLNTALQFLISLCGVSSDTTLLPYIKKVAIYLCRNSTIQTMEELIFELQQTDPVNPVVQHGDSPPFYRFTATSKASTAASGTTSSSNTVVAGQESFPDTDDTKTVKEYEERQSHRARAHNRLESRYSNSSGGSYDEDKSEPLPPYADWLMVVIETNQPHPLPMPLNGGCWAPLVDFLPETITPRVPLHRCNIAVIFLTEMVVDHSVREDWAVHLPLLLHALFLGMDHYRTEVFEHSKRLLLHLLITLSCNNNFQAIASVLLKTREFNGTKTLTCKPSLQPEFLPSGGCFDFLRECQASPVPDSGLSSSSTSSSLSLGGSSSSTLPEISHEVEELVASNKIDERTNKLIEFLTTRAYGPLWCHEDISAKNYISKSTGQLTNFLRHVVSVFKESNSDLHLEQQLSDVALQTALCSSSRHYAGRSFQVFRALRQPISSHAVSDLLSRLVEVVGEHGEDVQGYVMEVLLTLESVVDNLAECLKNSDLMAILTRASSPDFLTSLKLLSNRKSTGQLNLRREERSRHQRSSSVPKKFGETDRWSDPPRSATLDRIQASEQLVSPAKTRSPSSSKDNINDPTNVNHPSNLLATIFWVAVSLMESDFEFEYQMSLRLLNKLLGHMSLDKQENREKLEKLQSQLQWSSFTGLQQLLLKGFTSASTTDLTLQLFCQLTPVSRVPVVDTSQAIGFPLNVLCLLPHLVQNFDGPTQFCQDVAEKISQVCLEEKNAKLSNLAHVMTLYKTHSYTRNCFSWVNVVCRYLHEAFSDITLNLVTYMAELLEKGLPSMQQTLLQIIYSLLSHMDLGGIQAKPFNVEVLKTIEKFVQTVHWREALNILKLVVSRSASLVQPSSPQSVISCEDISRVWDRSSKALPGKTLDFHFDISETPVIGRRFDELQRSPGLDVKSRTTALTRSTSSTSSGSTCNNVLVPVSWKRPQSSQKRTREKLVNVLSLCGQDVGLKKNPSVIFSSCGELDLMEHQPSLVSSDDGTREPDNTDDTTSEQQFRVFRDFDFLDVELEDGEGESTDNFNWGVRRRSMDSLDRSDLQPLEDSQLSSSMPSLSKLAHRDSDESSEEDSLMASQTLSQSQLMVSFSPTAENSYRVSPSALFDTTSADSTPLNSKNPSFDVQPPEDSQQRHEVSQEDEDTSVHEDDLSLSFSERPLELHCGDSLIMDIVQINYKGGLDFDSCQPSFAEEERDSMLESRSSPPPSPFFSAILAAFQPAVCDDAEEAWQSHINQLVTDSDGSCAVYTFHVFSSLFQNIQTKFSSLTCDAVSYLGNGLRGLGSKLLRSSQMLTSCSECPTLFIDADTIMSYGFLEKMKFSVLELQEYLDTYNNRKEAALTWLNNCKATFPRSAEGSVITSQPAEHKDKQMEFLAQLELCQRFYKLHFQLLLLFQSYCKLIEQVHGISSIPELTNMSRELNELKSNLRVAAVSVTSDEIAVRDNACAEPTFSSSEAAVQAILECLKNNAFHTAIRYIRECRTMWPKDIFGSNSEDEVQTLLNIYFRHQTLGQTGTFALVGSKQDLTEISVKLTELNGEIRDMIRRAQSYRAVAAFLPDSSASGSTL from the exons CCTCGCCTGTGGGGAACGGATACAGCAAACCGCCCATCCCTCCAGTCTGCTGTCCGCAGGGAGAGAAAGGCCCGGCCGCCATGTTGCCCATCAGCATTGACCCGGAGAGCAAGCCGGGCGAGTTTGTTCTCAAGAGCCTGTTCGCCAACTTCACCAACATGTCAGAGCGCAAGATCCGTTTCATCATGGCTGAGCCACTG gaaaagCCATTAACAAAGTCACTGCAGAGGGGAGAAGATCCTCAGTTTGACCAA CTGATAAGCACCATGAGCTCTTTGGCTGAGTACTGTCTCCCCTCCATCCTGCGCACGCTGTTCGACTGGTACAAGAGACAAAACGGACTGGAGGAGGAGTTGCACGAGTACCGGCCGAGAGCCAACACCAAGTCCAAAAA TGACGAGCAGCAGAGAGATTATCTACTTGAAAGGAGGGATTTGGCCGTTGATTTCATCTTCTCGCTTGTTCTTATAGAAGTTTTGAAACAG ATGTCGCTCCACCCAGTCCTCGACAGCTTGGTCAATGAGGTCATTCATTTGGCCTTTAAGCACTTTAGATACAAAGAGGG GTATCACGGTCCTAACACTGGCAACATGCACACTGTAGCAGACTTATATGCAGAAATCATAGGCGTATTGGCCCAGTCCAA gTTTCCTGCTGTGAAGAAGAAGTTTATGGCTGAGTTAAAAGAGCTGCGGCAGAAAGAGCAGAGTCCCTACGTAGCGCAGAGTACGATTAGCCTCATCATGGGGGTCAAGTTTTTCCGAATAAAGATGTATCCTGTCGAGGACTTTGAAGCCTCTTTTCAGTTCATGCAG GAGTGTGCCCAATATTTCCTGGAAGTCAAGGACAAGGACATTAAGCATGCCTTGGCTGGTCTCTTTGTTGAAATTTTGGTTCCTGTTGCAGCG GCCGTGAAAAATGAGGTGAACGTACCCTGTCTGAGGAACTTTGTGGACAGCTTGTACGACACCACCCTGGACTTGTCCTCCAGAAAGAAGCACTCGTTG GCGTTTTACCCGTTGGTGACGTGCCTGCTGTGTGTCAGCCAGAAACAGTTCTTCCTCAACAAATGGAATATCTTCCTCAACAACTGCCTCTCAAATCTGAAG AGCAGAGACCCTAAGATGGCTCGTGTTGCATTGGAGTCCCTGTATCGACTACTGTGGGTCTACATGGTCAGAATCAAGTGTGAGAGCAACACTGCAACACAGGG TCGCCTCAACACCATCATAACAACACTTTTCCCCAAAGGCTCCCGCAGTGTGGTGCCAAGAGACATGCCTCTCAATATCTTTGTCAAAATCATACAGTTCATTGCacag GAAAGGCTGGActttgccatgcgagagattgTCTTTGACCTTCTTTGTGTTGGGAAACCCGCAAAAGCCTTTAGTCTTAATCCAGAG agaATGAATATTGGTCTGAGAGCATTCATGGTCATAGCTGATAAGCTGCAGCAGAAGGACGGCGAGCCTCCCATGCCTACCACTGGTTGCACTTTACCCTCTGGTAATACGCTGCGAGTCAAGAAGACATACCTGAGCAAAACACTGACAGATGAGGAGGCCAAAGTCATTG gGATGTCACAGTATTATTTTCATGTGCGGAAGGCTATTGATAATATCCTCAGACACCTGGACAAAGAGGTGGGACGCTGCATGATGATGACTAATGCTCAGATGTTGAACAAGGAGCCTGAGGACATGATCAC AGGTGAAAGAAAGCCCAAGATTGACTTGTTCAGGACGTGTGTCGCTGCCATTCCTCGCATCCTGCCCGACGGGATGTCCAAGTCAGAGCTCATAGACCTGCTCTCCCG ATTGACAATCCACATGGATGACGAGCTGCGTCTCATCGCCCAGAATTCTTTGCAAAGTCTGCTGGTGGATTTCTCTGACTGGCGCGATGACGTTCTGTTTGGATTCACTAACTTCCTGTTGCGCGAGGTCCAAGACACTCACCAGGGACTGTTAGATACATCCCTAAAATTACTGCTGCAACTGCTTACACAATGGAAACTAACCCTGGCTGCCCCAGGCAAGAGCTATGACACTGCTAAAGTGCACACAGCGGAG CTGCTGCAGTCCAGCTCAAGTGTGAAGATGCCGTCAGAGCGAGGTCCTCACTCCGCTGTGCTGCACGCAGTGGAGGGACTGGCGTTCGTACTGCTCTGCTCCTGTCAGCTGAGCACCCGCAGGCTCGCCATCGCCGTACTGAAAGAGATCCGAAGTCTATTCATGACCATCGGACAGTCTGAG GAGGACGATAAACCACTGATAGAGATCATGGACCAGCTCAGCCCTGTAATCCTGGAGAGTTTTGTCAATGTTGCAGTCTCTGACACG GTCGCCCTGCCAGCGAACAACCACGTGGACCTTCAGTGGCTCGTGGAGTGGAACGCGCTACTCGTAAACAGCCATTACGACATCCGGAGCCCCTCACACGTGTGGATCTTCGCCCAGTCCGTGAAGGACCCCTgggtgctgtgtgtgtacaGCCTCCTCCGACAGGACAACCTACCCAAGCTCTGCTCCACGGCCCTCAGCTACGCCTGGCCCTACGCCTTCACCCGCATGCAGATGCTCATGCCTCTGGTGGACCCAAA TAACCCAGTGTATGCGAAGAAGACCAGCACGTCTGGCAGCGGGGACAATTACGTCACGCTGTGGAGAAACTACCTGATCCTTTGCTTCGGGGTTGCCAAGCCCAGTATCATGAGCCCCGGCCATCTGAGAGCGTCGACACCTGAGATCACGGCAGCCACGCTCGACAGCGGCGCCAGCTACGATAACAAG GTCATCGGGAGCCCGTCTGTGGCTTGCCTCCTGAAGCAGTTGGTTCCACTGATGAGGGCCGAGAGCATCGAGTTGACAGAGTCACTTGTTCTGGGCTTCGGTCGGACAAACTCCCTCGTATTCAG GGAACTCGTGGAGGAGCTTCATCCCCTGATGAAAGAAGCATTAGAAAGAAGACCTGAG AACAAGAAGCGGCGTGAGCGCCGAGACCTGCTAAGACTGCAGCTGCTGCGGATCTTCGAGCTGCTGGCTGATGCAGGTGTCATAAGTGACAG TACAAACGGAGCTCTGGAGCGTGACACCCTCGCCCTGGGCGCTCTCTTCCTGGAGTATGTGGACCTCACCCGGATGCTGCTGGAGGCAGAGAACGACAAAGACGCCGAGATCCTCAAGGATATTCGAGCTCACTTCAGCGCAATGGTCGCCAACCTCATCCAATGCGTACCAG TGCACCACAGGCGCTTCCTGTTTCCACAGCAGAGCCTGCGGCACcacctcttcatcctcttcagTCAGTGGGCCGGTCCTTTCAGCATCATGTTCACCCCTCTTGACCGCTACAGTGACAGGAATCACCAGATCACAAGATATCAATATTGTGCCCTAAAG GCCATGTCTGCTGTGCTGTGCTGCGGGCCTGTGTTTGATAACGTTGGCCTCTCTCCAGACGGATACCTCTACAAGTGGCTTGATAATATACTCGCCTGTCAGGATCAACGG GTCCACCAGCTTGGCTGTGAAGTCGTCATCCTGCTCCTGGAGCTCAATGCTGACCAGGTCAATCTATTCAACTGGGCTGTGGATCGCTGTTACACAGGCTCCTACCAGCTGGCTTCAGGCTGCTTCAAAGCCATCGCCACAGTTTGTGGCAGCAG AAACTATCCAAGTGATATTGTAACACTGCTGAATCTGGTCCTCTTCAAAGCTTcagacacaaacagagaaaTCTACGAGATTTCAATGCAGCTAATGCAG ATTCTTGAAGCTAAGTTGTTTGTGTACTCTAAGAGGATTGCGGAGCAGAAGCCCAACAGCATCCTCTACGGCACCCACGGTCCTCTGCCGCCTCTGTACAGCGTCTCCCTGCCTCAGCTCTCCAGCCAGCTGGCCAGCATGTACCCGGAACTCACACTTCCTCTTTTCTCAG AGGTTAGCCAGAGGTTCCCCACCACTCACTCTAATGGGAGGCAGATCATGCTGACCTACCTCTTGCCCTGGCTCAGTAACATTGAGCTGGTGGACAGCGGCCTGCTGCTCCCCGTCTTCACACCATGCACCTCGGATTATAACGCTTCTATCCGGACGACTAGCGCAGCTTCGTCCCACCAACTGAAAGGCACCGGCTGGGGCTCCTTACAGGCCACCACAATGGTTCTCAATAACCTCATGTTCATGACCGCCAAGGTAAAGTCCTGTTGGAGGAATGTGATGAAATGTGGCTTGGGTAACCTGCAGCTAACATCTTTTTTGAACCTCTGGGGTCAGTACGGAGATGACCTACCTGGACCGGAGATGGAGAACTCCTGGAATGCTTTAGTCTGCAATGAGAAGTGGAGCAGCAATCTGAACACCGCGCTACAGTTTCTCATCAGCTTATGTGGTGTCAGCAGCGATACCACCCTCCTGCCATAT ATCAAGAAGGTGGCGATCTATCTGTGCCGGAACAGCACCATCCAAACCATGGAGGAGTTGATATTTGAGTTACAACAAACCGATCCAGTTAACCCTGTGGTTCAGCATGGCGATAGCCCTCCTTTCTATCGCTTCACTGCTACAAGCAAGGCCTCCACAGCAGCCTCAG gCACCACATCAAGTAGCAATACTGTTGTTGCAGGCCAAGAGAGCTTTCCTGACACAGATGATACCAAGACTGTGAAGGAGTATGAGGAGAG GCAGAGCCACAGAGCAAGAGCCCACAACCGCCTGGAATCCCGCTACAGCAACAGCTCAGGAGGATCTTACGACGAAGATAAGA GCGAACCTCTGCCCCCCTATGCTGATTGGCTGATGGTTGTTATTGAAACCAATCAGCCCCATCCTCTGCCCATGCCTCTGAATGGAGGCTGTTGGGCTCCACTGGTGGACTTCTTGCCAGAGACCATCACACCCAGAGTACCACTGCACAG gtGCAATATAGCAGTCATCTTCTTGACCGAGATGGTGGTGGACCACAGCGTGAGAGAGGACTGGGCCGTGCACTTGCCTTTGCTGCTACATGCCTTGTTTTTGG GTATGGATCACTACCGCACGGAGGTGTTTGAGCACAGCAAacgtcttctcctccacctgctcattactttgtccTGTAACAACAACTTCCAGGCCATCGCCTCAGTTTTACTGAAGACGCGCGAATTTAACGGAACGAAGACCCTCACATGCAAACCCAGCCTCCAGCCAGAATTCTTACCTTCAG GAGGATGTTTTGACTTCCTGCGGGAGTGTCAAGCATCTCCTGTGCCCGACTCTGGTCTGAGTTCTTCTTCTACATCGTCCAGTTTGAGTctgggaggcagcagcagcagcaccctgCCGGAGATTTCAcacgaggtggaggagctggtggcTTCCAACAAAATCGACGAGAGGACCAATAAGCTCATTGAGTTTTTAACCACAAG AGCGTACGGACCACTGTGGTGCCATGAGGACATTTCTGCAAAGAACTACATTTCAAAAAGCACAGGGCAGCTGACAAACTTTCTGCGACATGTGGTTTCTGTTTTCAAAGAGTCCAATTCAG ATTTGCACctggagcagcagctcagtGACGTGGCGCTGCAGACGGCCTTGTGCAGTTCATCGCGTCACTACGCCGGCCGTTCCTTCCAGGTGTTTCGGGCCCTCCGACAGCCCATTTCCTCCCACGCTGTCTCCGACCTGCTCTCTCGCCTGGTGGAAGTCGTGGGAGAGCACGGAGAAGACGTGCAG GGCTACGTGATGGAGGTATTACTAACACTGGAATCTGTGGTGGATAACTTGGCGGAATGTCTCAAGAACAGTGATCTCATGGCCATCTTAACTAG AGCCTCTTCTCCAGATTTCCTCACTAGTCTCAAGCTGCTGTCCAACCGGAAAAGCACAGGGCAGCTCAATCtcagaagagaagagaggagccgACATCAGAGGAGCTCCTCCGTCCCCAAGAAGTTTGGCGAGACGGACAGGTGGTCTGATCCACCCCGCAGCGCTACGCTGGACCGCATCCAGGCATCTGAACAGCTGGTTTCGCCGGCCAAGACCCGCAGCCCTTCCTCATCGAAGGACAACATCAACGACCCGACGAACGTCAACCACCCCAGCAACCTGCTGGCCACCATCTTCTGGGTGGCAGTATCACTCATGGAGTCCGACTTTGAGTTTGAGTACCAGATGTCCTTGAGGCTGCTGAATAAGCTGCTGGGCCACATGTCGCTCGACAAGCAGGAGAACAGGGAGAAACTGGAGAAACTGCAGAGCCAACTTCAGTGGAGCAGCTTCACTGggctccagcagctgctgctgaaggGCTTCACTTCCGCATCCACCACCGACCTCACGCTTCAGCTCTTCTGCCAACTCACACCGGTGTCCCGGGTGCCTGTGGTGGACACGTCCCAGGCCATAG GTTTCCCCTTGaatgttctctgcctgctcccaCATCTCGTGCAGAACTTTGATGGGCCCACACAGTTCTGTCAAGATGTTGCCGAAAAGATATCCCAG GTTTGCCTTGAGGAGAAGAACGCCAAGCTCTCCAACCTTGCTCATGTCATGACTCTGTATAAAACGCACTCCTACACGCGCAACTGCTTCTCCTGGGTGAACGTAGTGTGTCGGTATCTCCACGAGGCCTTCTCGGATATCACCCTCAACCTGGTCACTTACATGGCGGAG CTGTTGGAGAAGGGTCTCCCCAGTATGCAGCAGACTCTTCTACAAATCATCTACAGCCTCCTGAGTCACATGGACCTGGGTGGAATTCAAGCCAAACCGTTCAACGTGGAGGTGCTCAAGACGATTGAGAAATTTGTCCAG ACTGTCCATTGGAGGGAAGCATTGAATATCCTGAAGCTGGTGGTTTCTCGATCAGCCAGTTTGGTGCAGCCGTCATCCCCACAAAGTGTCATCTCCTGTGAGGACATCAGCCGCGTATGGGACCGCTCATCCAAGGCATTGCCTGGGAAAACGCTGGATTTCCACTTTGACATATCTGAG ACACCGGTGATTGGTCGGCGTTTCGACGAGCTGCAACGTTCCCCGGGCCTAGATGTGAAGAGCAGGACCACAGCATTGAcccgcagcacctcctccacctcctctggatCCACTTGCAACAACGTCCTGGTGCCAGTCAGCTGGAAGAGGCCTCAGTCTTCACAG AAAAGAACACGGGAAAAACTGGTGAATGTATTGTCTCTGTGTGGACAAGATGTGggcctaaaaaaaaatccttca GTGATCTTCTCCAGTTGTGGGGAGCTGGACCTCATGGAGCACCAGCCCAGTCTGGTGTCCTCCGATGATGGTACGCGGGAGCCAGACAACACGGACGACACAACGTCAGAGCAACAGTTCAGAGTCTTTCGAGACTTTGACTTCCTTGATGTGGAGCTTGAAGACGGAGAG GGAGAGAGTACGGACAACTTCAACTGGGGTGTACGTAGACGTTCCATGGACAGTCTGGACCGGAGTGACCTGCAGCCCCTGGAGGACAGTCAGCTGTCCAGCAGCATGCCGAGTCTCAGCAAGCTCGCCCATCGAGACTCGGACGAGTCGTCGGAGGAAGATTCCCTCATGGCCAGCCAGACGCTCTCCCAGTCCCAGCTC ATGGTCAGCTTCTCTCCAACAGCAGAGAACAGTTACAGGGTGTCTCCCTCTGCCCTTTTTGACACAACATCAGCTGATTCAACTCCCCTGAACTCGAAAAATCCTAGTTTTGATGTCCAACCGCCAGAGGACTCGCAGCAGCGG CATGAGGTGTCACAAGAGGATGAAGACACCAGTGTCCACGAGgacgatctctctctctcattcagtGAACGACCCCTTGAACTTCACTGTGGAGACAGTCTGATTATGGACATTGTTCAGATTAATTACAAAGGAGGACTTGACTTTGACAGCTGCCAGCCCAG TTtcgcggaggaggagagagacagcatGTTGGAGTCCAGATCGTCACCTCCGCCATCACCCTTCTTCAGCGCCATCCTCGCCGCTTTCCAACCAGCAGTGTGCGACGATGCGGAGGAGGCTTGGCAGAGTCACATCAACCAGCTTGTCACTGACTCAGATGGATCCTGTGCAGTCTACacttttcatgtgttttcttcactgtttcaG AATATACAGACCAAATTTAGTTCCTTGACCTGTGATGCTGTGAGTTACCTTGGCAATGGCCTGAGAGGATTAGGATCAAAGCTTTTGAGGTCTTCTCAGATGCTGACTTCATGCTCGGAGTGCCCGACACTATTTATTGATGCAGACACT ATTATGTCCTATGGGTTCttggaaaaaatgaaattcaGTGTGTTGGAACTTCAAGAGTATCTTGATACTtacaacaacagaaaagagGCAGCTCTCACT TGGTTGAACAACTGTAAGGCCACCTTTCCCAGGAGTGCTGAGGGCAGTGTGATTACAAGTCAACCAGCGGAGCACAAAGACAAG